In Paeniglutamicibacter kerguelensis, one genomic interval encodes:
- a CDS encoding DUF1992 domain-containing protein produces MAHRNHGENRDASLHAARYRLAQELATEDIPVDEYAQATGRKFSDEKDEPAETPHFHADEEVWEVANSALEAAFARGDFDNLAYAGKPIPGLGSNTDPDWWVKGMMEREKISGVGPPALMLRKEDAELETTMDGLHSRTQVRELLEDFNARIINARRQLNGGPPVITKLRDVDAELEGWELRRTQQASSTASEPPLPATVRTAWWKRRFRSR; encoded by the coding sequence ATGGCACACCGCAACCACGGAGAAAATCGTGATGCGTCGCTGCATGCCGCACGGTACCGCTTGGCACAAGAGCTAGCAACTGAAGATATTCCAGTTGATGAATATGCTCAAGCCACAGGCCGGAAATTCTCCGATGAGAAAGACGAACCGGCCGAAACGCCGCACTTCCATGCCGATGAAGAAGTCTGGGAGGTGGCCAACAGTGCCCTTGAGGCGGCCTTTGCCCGCGGCGACTTCGACAACCTTGCCTACGCGGGGAAGCCCATCCCCGGGCTGGGCAGCAACACCGACCCCGATTGGTGGGTCAAGGGCATGATGGAGCGGGAGAAGATCAGCGGCGTTGGCCCGCCGGCCCTGATGCTGCGCAAGGAGGATGCGGAGCTCGAGACAACTATGGACGGTTTGCATTCCAGAACCCAGGTACGGGAGCTCCTTGAGGACTTCAATGCGCGAATCATCAACGCCCGCCGTCAACTCAACGGCGGTCCACCGGTGATCACCAAGTTGCGGGACGTCGATGCCGAGCTTGAGGGCTGGGAACTGCGCCGCACCCAACAAGCGTCATCGACGGCGTCCGAGCCGCCGCTGCCGGCCACGGTGCGCACCGCTTGGTGGAAGAGGCGGTTCCGCTCCCGTTGA
- the rpsN gene encoding 30S ribosomal protein S14 codes for MAKKSMIAKNEQRKVIVERYAEKRAALKKTLVDPNATDEAREEARLGLQKLPRNASPIRVRNRDAIDGRPRGTFQKFGISRVRFRDMAHRGELPGITKSSW; via the coding sequence ATGGCTAAGAAGTCTATGATTGCTAAGAACGAGCAGCGCAAGGTCATCGTTGAGCGCTACGCCGAAAAGCGTGCCGCACTGAAGAAGACCTTGGTTGACCCGAACGCAACCGACGAGGCACGCGAAGAGGCTCGTCTGGGCCTGCAGAAGCTGCCCCGCAACGCATCGCCGATCCGCGTTCGCAACCGCGACGCCATCGACGGCCGCCCGCGCGGTACCTTCCAGAAGTTCGGTATCTCCCGTGTTCGCTTCCGCGACATGGCACACCGTGGCGAGCTTCCGGGCATCACCAAGTCTTCCTGGTAA
- the rpmG gene encoding 50S ribosomal protein L33, which yields MAKDKDVRPIIKLKSTAGTGFTYVTRKNRRNDPDRLVLKKYDPVVRKHVEFREER from the coding sequence GTGGCTAAGGATAAGGACGTACGTCCGATCATCAAGCTCAAGTCGACCGCCGGTACCGGATTCACTTACGTGACCCGCAAGAACCGCCGCAATGACCCGGACCGCCTCGTACTGAAGAAGTACGACCCGGTAGTCCGCAAGCACGTCGAATTCCGAGAGGAGCGCTAA
- the rpmB gene encoding 50S ribosomal protein L28 — translation MAAVCQVTGAVPNFGHSISHSHRRNKRRFDPNIQKKRYWVPSLRRNVTLTLSVKGIKLIDVRGIDAVVAGLIAKGVKL, via the coding sequence ATGGCAGCTGTATGCCAGGTGACCGGTGCAGTTCCGAACTTCGGACACAGCATCTCCCACTCGCACCGCCGCAACAAGCGTCGGTTCGACCCGAATATCCAGAAGAAGCGCTACTGGGTTCCGTCTTTGCGCCGCAATGTTACCTTGACCCTTTCGGTCAAGGGCATCAAGCTCATTGACGTCCGCGGCATCGACGCCGTTGTAGCAGGACTCATTGCGAAGGGTGTGAAGCTCTAG
- a CDS encoding MarR family winged helix-turn-helix transcriptional regulator, whose amino-acid sequence MSEPKWLSPIEREAWLALLSVTTLLPAALDSELQVQAKITLFDYDVLAMLSETADRTLPMSELASRTSASLSRLSHVVKKLEARGWVERSRSESDARVTIARLTTAGWDMIEHLAPEHVASVRQFIFDGLDERDVAELARIGRKLTGQLDPEHWILR is encoded by the coding sequence ATGAGTGAACCGAAGTGGCTGAGCCCCATTGAACGAGAGGCTTGGCTGGCCCTGCTGTCGGTCACCACGCTGTTGCCTGCGGCGTTGGACAGCGAATTGCAGGTGCAGGCCAAGATCACGCTCTTTGACTACGACGTGCTGGCGATGCTTTCCGAAACGGCGGACCGGACGTTGCCCATGAGCGAACTGGCCTCGCGCACCAGCGCCTCGTTGTCGAGGCTGTCGCACGTGGTGAAGAAACTCGAGGCCCGTGGCTGGGTGGAACGCAGCCGCTCGGAATCCGATGCGCGGGTCACCATCGCAAGACTCACCACTGCCGGCTGGGACATGATCGAACACCTGGCCCCCGAGCATGTTGCCTCCGTGCGGCAGTTTATCTTCGACGGGCTCGATGAACGCGATGTGGCGGAACTGGCGCGCATTGGCCGCAAGCTCACCGGCCAACTCGACCCTGAACACTGGATTCTTCGTTGA
- a CDS encoding ABC transporter permease, whose translation MRQKIGRWFIPVVGGLAFVYLLVPIAYIFVFSFNDAGRTNLEWRGFTLDNWKNPCGAPNVCESLVNSLQIGVVATLFATVLGTCVALGLVRYKFKFRNTADLLIILPLATPEVVLGASLLAQFLNLGWELGFPTIVIAHIMFCMSFVVVTVRARVSSLDPRLEEAASDLYASPFITFWKVTFPLLLPGIVAAALLSFAMSFDDFIITNFNSGNFTTFPKFIYVSATRGIPPQANVIGSAMFILALVVVVASQVVAYRRRKALAAR comes from the coding sequence ATGAGACAAAAAATTGGACGCTGGTTCATCCCCGTCGTTGGAGGCCTCGCCTTCGTATACCTTCTGGTTCCCATCGCATACATCTTTGTTTTTTCCTTCAACGATGCCGGCCGAACCAACCTTGAATGGCGCGGCTTCACGCTGGACAACTGGAAGAACCCCTGCGGCGCACCGAACGTGTGTGAATCGCTGGTCAACTCGTTGCAGATCGGCGTTGTGGCAACACTTTTCGCCACCGTCCTGGGCACCTGCGTGGCCCTGGGCCTGGTCCGCTACAAGTTCAAGTTCCGCAACACCGCTGACCTGTTGATCATCCTGCCGCTGGCGACCCCGGAAGTAGTTCTGGGTGCCTCCCTGTTGGCCCAGTTCCTGAACCTGGGTTGGGAACTTGGCTTCCCCACCATCGTGATCGCCCACATCATGTTCTGCATGTCCTTTGTGGTGGTGACGGTGCGGGCCAGGGTTTCCTCGCTGGACCCGCGGCTGGAGGAGGCCGCCTCGGATCTCTACGCCAGCCCGTTCATCACGTTCTGGAAGGTCACCTTCCCGCTGTTGCTTCCGGGCATCGTTGCGGCGGCGCTGTTGTCCTTCGCCATGAGTTTCGATGACTTCATCATCACGAACTTCAACTCCGGCAACTTCACGACCTTCCCGAAGTTCATCTACGTTTCGGCAACGCGCGGCATTCCACCACAGGCAAATGTGATCGGCTCGGCCATGTTCATCTTGGCCCTGGTTGTTGTGGTTGCCTCGCAGGTCGTCGCGTACCGCAGGCGCAAGGCCCTCGCCGCACGGTAG
- a CDS encoding ABC transporter permease: protein MTATATRPRGKKRGAPADVRSDEEIAAEKRKGRVGLYLIIPGMAFLALFFAAPVLVLLSMSLYTKPPGAEIGEFVPALQFSNYTTVITAYWDVFLRSFFFAGIATVAALLIGYPMAYLVAVRLRGHQLMQGILLVLLIAPFFSSFILRTQAWKQILSDEGPVVTVLRAIAILPPDGHLTATAFAVVCGLTYNFLPFMMLPIYASLDRLDTNLLEASGDLYASPITTFFKVTLPLSMPGVFAGTLLTFIPAAGDYVNAALLGNNRDTAMIGQIIDSRFFKVVDYPGASALSFILMILILALVIIYIKRFGTKELF, encoded by the coding sequence ATGACTGCCACCGCCACGCGTCCCCGCGGCAAAAAGCGCGGCGCGCCCGCGGACGTCCGCAGCGATGAGGAAATCGCTGCGGAGAAACGCAAGGGACGGGTCGGGCTCTACCTGATCATTCCGGGCATGGCCTTCCTGGCCTTGTTCTTCGCGGCCCCGGTTTTGGTGCTGCTTTCCATGTCCCTGTACACCAAGCCGCCGGGCGCCGAAATCGGCGAGTTTGTGCCGGCCTTGCAGTTCAGCAACTACACCACGGTCATCACCGCCTACTGGGACGTGTTCCTGCGTTCCTTCTTCTTCGCGGGGATCGCCACCGTTGCGGCGCTGCTGATCGGGTACCCCATGGCGTACTTGGTGGCGGTGCGGCTGCGCGGGCACCAGCTTATGCAGGGAATCCTGTTGGTGTTGCTGATTGCCCCGTTCTTCTCCAGCTTCATCCTGCGCACGCAGGCCTGGAAGCAGATCCTCTCCGACGAGGGGCCGGTTGTGACGGTGCTGCGGGCGATTGCGATCCTGCCGCCGGACGGGCACCTCACGGCCACCGCGTTCGCGGTCGTCTGTGGCTTGACCTACAACTTCCTGCCGTTCATGATGCTGCCGATCTACGCCAGCCTCGACAGGCTGGACACCAACCTGCTCGAGGCCTCGGGGGACCTGTACGCCAGCCCCATCACGACGTTCTTCAAGGTCACGCTTCCGCTGTCGATGCCCGGTGTCTTTGCGGGCACCCTGCTGACCTTCATCCCGGCGGCCGGCGACTACGTCAACGCGGCGTTGCTGGGCAACAACCGAGACACGGCGATGATCGGCCAGATCATCGATTCGCGCTTCTTCAAGGTTGTTGACTATCCCGGCGCCTCGGCCTTGAGCTTCATCCTGATGATCCTCATCCTGGCGTTGGTCATCATATACATCAAGCGCTTCGGCACCAAGGAACTGTTCTAG
- a CDS encoding ABC transporter ATP-binding protein → MSTPTTLKDPALTGESSGADLHLSNVTKRFTDFTAVDDLTLTVPSGTFFALLGPSGCGKTTTLRMIAGLEQPTSGSISIGGQDVTKFPSFQRQVNTVFQSYALFPHMSVLDNVAFGLKRKGVKDQLSRAKAALEMVELGHLSSRKPSQLSGGQQQRVALARALVNRPAVLLLDEPLGALDMKLRRQMQVELKAIQTEVGLTFIHVTHDQEEAMTMADTVAVMNKGRIEQMGAPRDLYELPKTAFVANFLGKSNLMHGTVTEDLGDAVAVDVSGHRLVMPKNRSVAHSGAAIVGVRPEKMRILNLPDDYSHTANMLTGTVLDASFTGVSTEYLVEVPGIGTIGTFSQNMGQHPAQRGDTVRMTWEPEFSFGLDGAEKTTEGQDAV, encoded by the coding sequence TTGAGCACTCCAACAACCCTGAAGGATCCGGCCCTGACCGGGGAGTCCTCGGGGGCCGACCTGCACCTCAGCAACGTGACCAAGAGATTCACGGACTTCACCGCGGTGGACGACCTGACGCTCACAGTCCCCAGCGGGACGTTCTTCGCGCTCCTCGGCCCGTCCGGTTGCGGAAAGACCACCACGCTGCGCATGATCGCCGGACTGGAGCAGCCGACCAGCGGCAGCATTAGCATCGGCGGCCAGGACGTGACCAAGTTCCCCTCGTTCCAGCGCCAGGTCAACACCGTGTTCCAGTCCTACGCGCTGTTCCCGCACATGAGCGTGCTGGACAACGTGGCGTTCGGCCTGAAGCGCAAGGGCGTTAAGGACCAGCTGTCCCGCGCCAAGGCCGCACTGGAAATGGTCGAACTCGGCCATCTCTCCTCGCGCAAGCCAAGCCAGCTGTCCGGCGGACAGCAGCAGCGCGTGGCGCTCGCCCGTGCGCTGGTCAACCGGCCGGCGGTGCTGCTGCTCGATGAGCCGCTCGGCGCACTGGACATGAAGTTGCGCCGCCAGATGCAGGTGGAGCTCAAGGCGATCCAGACCGAGGTTGGCCTGACCTTCATCCACGTGACCCACGACCAGGAAGAGGCCATGACGATGGCCGACACCGTTGCCGTCATGAACAAGGGTCGGATCGAACAGATGGGCGCCCCGCGCGACCTGTACGAGCTGCCCAAGACCGCATTCGTGGCCAACTTCCTGGGCAAGTCCAACCTGATGCACGGCACGGTGACCGAGGACCTCGGCGACGCCGTGGCCGTGGATGTCTCCGGCCACAGGCTGGTGATGCCCAAGAACCGCTCGGTGGCCCACAGCGGCGCCGCAATCGTCGGCGTGCGGCCGGAAAAGATGCGCATCCTGAACCTCCCCGACGATTACTCGCACACCGCGAACATGCTCACCGGCACCGTCCTGGATGCATCCTTCACCGGTGTGAGCACCGAGTACCTCGTCGAGGTCCCGGGCATCGGCACCATCGGCACCTTCTCCCAGAACATGGGACAGCACCCCGCCCAGCGCGGCGACACCGTCCGCATGACCTGGGAACCCGAGTTCTCGTTCGGGCTGGACGGGGCGGAGAAGACGACCGAGGGGCAGGACGCGGTATGA
- a CDS encoding ABC transporter substrate-binding protein yields the protein MSRSDHQRNSLQRLGRGIAAAQVSRRGVLAGAGGLALAGFLAACGTSGGSKAAAPSAAANLSADSKIVNWANWTLYLDYDDKSKKYPTLERFMKESGIKAAYSEDIDSNDTYYGKIQAQLAAGKDIGQDIITPSDWMSERLIRQGYVQELNHDNIPNIKYLLPELESVRFDPGRKQSLTWQSGFTGLAWNKEAFPKGLKNVSDLWDPALKGRITVLDEMRDTMPMLMLDAGIDITGDWGVDEYSDSLDVLDANIKNGQIRQVKGNSYKQDFISGDAIAGLVYSGDITQLNFEEGDKWEFVMPERKGLIWSDNFMVPIGSPHKGNAEKLMNFYYDPAVAAEVAAYVNYVCPVVGAREAMADIDPKLVDNPLIFPTEDYLSLATSEREMTVDEETEFQNMFQQVIGA from the coding sequence ATGTCTCGCAGTGACCATCAGCGCAATTCCCTGCAACGCCTGGGCCGGGGCATTGCCGCGGCCCAGGTATCCCGTAGGGGAGTGTTGGCGGGGGCCGGAGGATTGGCGCTGGCTGGCTTCTTGGCAGCCTGCGGCACCTCGGGCGGCAGCAAGGCCGCCGCGCCGAGTGCCGCCGCCAATCTCTCTGCGGATTCAAAGATCGTCAATTGGGCCAACTGGACCCTCTACCTGGACTACGACGACAAATCCAAGAAGTACCCGACCCTGGAACGGTTCATGAAGGAATCCGGTATCAAGGCCGCCTACTCAGAGGACATCGATTCCAACGACACCTACTACGGCAAGATCCAGGCACAGCTTGCCGCGGGCAAGGACATCGGGCAGGACATCATCACGCCGAGCGACTGGATGTCCGAGCGACTGATCCGCCAGGGCTACGTCCAGGAGCTGAACCACGACAACATCCCCAACATCAAGTACCTGTTGCCGGAACTGGAAAGCGTGCGATTCGACCCGGGACGCAAGCAGTCGCTCACCTGGCAGTCCGGGTTCACGGGCCTGGCCTGGAACAAGGAAGCCTTCCCCAAGGGACTGAAGAACGTTTCGGATCTCTGGGACCCGGCCCTGAAAGGGCGCATCACGGTGTTGGACGAAATGCGCGACACCATGCCGATGCTCATGCTCGACGCAGGCATCGACATCACCGGCGACTGGGGCGTCGACGAATACTCGGACTCCCTTGACGTGTTGGACGCGAACATCAAGAACGGCCAGATCCGCCAGGTCAAGGGCAACTCCTACAAGCAGGACTTCATTTCGGGGGACGCCATTGCCGGCCTCGTCTACTCGGGTGACATCACCCAGTTGAACTTCGAGGAGGGCGACAAATGGGAGTTCGTCATGCCCGAACGCAAGGGCCTGATTTGGAGCGACAACTTCATGGTCCCGATCGGTTCGCCGCACAAGGGCAACGCGGAAAAACTCATGAACTTCTACTACGACCCCGCGGTCGCTGCCGAGGTTGCGGCGTACGTGAACTACGTTTGCCCGGTTGTCGGGGCACGCGAGGCGATGGCGGACATCGACCCCAAGCTCGTCGACAACCCGTTGATCTTCCCCACCGAGGATTACCTGAGCCTGGCAACCAGCGAACGGGAAATGACCGTTGACGAAGAAACAGAATTCCAGAACATGTTCCAGCAAGTGATTGGCGCCTAA
- a CDS encoding polyamine ABC transporter substrate-binding protein encodes MSSQNHRELPSDPGVRALIAQAQRMQMSRRKLLAGAGGLGIAGLLAACGTGGGTGGGATGGAAGTAPAVTDVSATDKNVFWANWTLYLDYDDKTKKYPTLQELTKRTGIDVHYVEDIDGNDTYYGKVQGQLSAGQDIGQDIITLTDWMAGRMIRQGFTQKLDHANIPNIKNLLPALQKVDFDPGREHSLTWQSGYAGIAWNKEKYPKGLRTVSDLWSPDLKGRITVLDEMRDTIGLIMLDEGVDISGPWGDAEFTKATDTLAKQINDGQIRQVKGNSYKEDFISGDAIAGIVWSGDIVQMNFENNDQWEFVIPEAGCTLWSDNMMIPVASPRRANAEKLMDFYYEPEIAAQVAAYVNFISPVQGAKEAMEKIDPSLVNNPLIFPSDTDLAKAHVFRSLSADEETKFNSQFQTAIGA; translated from the coding sequence ATGTCTAGTCAAAACCATCGTGAACTGCCCAGTGATCCGGGGGTTCGGGCACTGATCGCCCAGGCTCAACGTATGCAGATGTCTCGCCGCAAACTTCTCGCGGGCGCCGGAGGCTTGGGCATTGCCGGCCTCTTGGCCGCTTGCGGAACCGGTGGAGGCACGGGTGGCGGGGCCACCGGCGGTGCCGCCGGCACGGCACCCGCGGTCACGGACGTCTCGGCAACCGACAAAAACGTATTCTGGGCCAACTGGACGCTTTACCTTGACTACGACGACAAAACCAAGAAATACCCGACGCTGCAGGAACTCACCAAACGCACCGGCATCGATGTGCACTACGTCGAAGACATCGACGGAAACGACACCTACTACGGCAAGGTGCAGGGCCAGCTCTCGGCGGGCCAGGACATCGGGCAGGACATCATCACCCTGACCGACTGGATGGCGGGGCGCATGATTCGCCAGGGCTTCACGCAGAAACTCGACCACGCCAACATCCCGAATATCAAGAACCTGCTCCCCGCACTGCAAAAGGTCGACTTCGACCCGGGACGCGAGCATTCGCTGACCTGGCAGAGCGGCTACGCGGGCATTGCCTGGAACAAGGAAAAGTACCCCAAGGGGCTCCGCACGGTTTCGGATCTCTGGAGCCCGGATCTCAAGGGCCGCATCACGGTGCTCGACGAAATGCGCGACACCATTGGCCTCATCATGCTCGATGAAGGCGTGGATATTTCGGGCCCGTGGGGCGACGCCGAATTCACCAAGGCCACCGACACGCTGGCCAAGCAGATCAACGACGGACAAATCCGCCAGGTGAAGGGCAACTCGTACAAGGAGGACTTCATCTCCGGGGACGCCATTGCCGGCATCGTCTGGAGCGGCGACATCGTGCAGATGAACTTCGAGAACAACGACCAATGGGAGTTCGTCATCCCCGAGGCCGGTTGCACCCTGTGGAGCGACAACATGATGATTCCGGTTGCCTCCCCGCGAAGGGCCAACGCGGAAAAACTCATGGACTTCTACTACGAACCGGAAATCGCGGCACAGGTCGCGGCGTACGTGAACTTCATTTCACCGGTCCAGGGGGCCAAGGAGGCCATGGAGAAGATCGACCCGAGTTTGGTCAACAACCCACTGATTTTCCCGTCCGATACGGACCTCGCAAAGGCGCACGTCTTCAGGAGCCTGAGCGCCGATGAAGAAACCAAGTTCAACAGCCAATTCCAGACAGCAATCGGAGCATAA
- a CDS encoding Lrp/AsnC family transcriptional regulator, protein MDATSKAIIEQLQEDGRRSYASVGKAVGLSEAAVRQRVQKLVDSKVMQVVAVTDPLQLGFKRQAMLGIRSTGDIIATADRISALPEVDYCVVVAGPSDIIAEVICANDEDLLRIITEIRAIEGVRETETFMYLSLRKQEYNWGTR, encoded by the coding sequence ATGGACGCCACGTCCAAGGCGATCATTGAGCAATTGCAGGAAGACGGGCGCCGTTCCTACGCGTCCGTCGGCAAGGCCGTTGGCCTAAGCGAAGCCGCGGTGCGTCAGCGGGTCCAAAAACTCGTCGACAGCAAGGTCATGCAGGTAGTGGCGGTCACCGATCCACTACAGCTTGGTTTCAAGCGGCAGGCCATGCTTGGCATTCGATCCACCGGCGACATCATCGCCACGGCGGATCGGATTTCGGCCCTCCCGGAGGTCGACTACTGCGTTGTGGTCGCCGGACCTTCGGACATCATTGCGGAAGTCATTTGCGCCAATGATGAGGACCTACTTCGTATCATCACTGAAATTCGAGCCATCGAGGGCGTACGTGAAACGGAAACGTTCATGTACCTCTCGTTGCGTAAACAGGAATACAACTGGGGTACCCGATGA
- a CDS encoding aspartate aminotransferase family protein, whose product MSIVNTTPRGTDRQIAARDHLWMHMARYSPLENGARVPIITRGEGHTLWDDQGKSYIDGLAGLFVVNAGHGRAELAEVAAKQAEKLAFMPLWSYGHEPAIDLAERLAHYAPGDLNRVFFTTGGGEAVESAFKLAKQYFKLKGQPGKHKVISRALAYHGTPQGALAITSLPGMKTPFEPLVPGTFRVPNTNFYRAPDQFEDNEKDFGLWAAERIREAIEFEGAESVAAVFLEPVQNSGGCFPPPPGYFQRVREICDEYDVLLVSDEVICAFGRIGSMFACDDFGYVPDIITCAKGITSGYSPLGAMIASEKLFEPFKHGDTTFYHGYTFGGHPVSTAVAMANLDIFEREGLNQRVKDNAPIFKSTLEKLKDLPIVGDVRGAGYFYGIELVKDKETKETFNDDESERLLRGFLSTALYDAGLYCRADDRGDPVIQLAPPLTVGPPEFDKIESILRSVLTEAENHL is encoded by the coding sequence ATGAGCATTGTCAACACCACTCCGCGTGGCACCGATCGCCAGATCGCAGCCCGCGACCACCTATGGATGCATATGGCCCGATATTCTCCGCTGGAGAACGGCGCCCGCGTCCCGATCATTACCCGCGGCGAGGGCCACACCCTCTGGGACGACCAGGGCAAGAGCTACATCGACGGCCTGGCGGGCCTGTTTGTGGTCAACGCCGGCCACGGCCGCGCCGAATTGGCAGAGGTTGCGGCAAAGCAGGCCGAAAAGCTCGCTTTCATGCCGCTGTGGTCCTACGGCCACGAACCGGCAATCGACCTGGCGGAGCGCCTGGCGCACTACGCCCCGGGCGACCTGAACCGCGTCTTCTTCACCACCGGCGGCGGCGAAGCCGTCGAGTCGGCCTTCAAGCTTGCCAAGCAGTACTTCAAGCTGAAGGGCCAGCCGGGCAAGCACAAGGTCATTTCCCGAGCGCTCGCCTACCACGGCACCCCGCAGGGCGCCTTGGCCATCACCTCGCTTCCGGGCATGAAGACCCCGTTCGAGCCGCTGGTGCCGGGAACGTTCCGCGTGCCGAACACCAACTTCTACCGCGCCCCGGACCAGTTCGAGGACAACGAGAAGGACTTCGGCCTGTGGGCCGCGGAACGCATCCGCGAGGCCATCGAGTTCGAGGGTGCCGAGTCCGTTGCTGCCGTGTTCCTGGAGCCGGTGCAGAACTCCGGCGGCTGCTTCCCGCCACCGCCGGGCTACTTCCAGCGCGTGCGTGAAATCTGCGACGAGTACGACGTGCTGTTGGTATCGGATGAGGTCATCTGCGCCTTCGGCCGCATCGGATCGATGTTCGCCTGCGACGACTTCGGCTACGTGCCGGACATCATCACCTGCGCCAAGGGCATCACCAGCGGCTACTCTCCGCTTGGCGCAATGATCGCCTCGGAGAAGCTGTTCGAACCGTTCAAGCATGGCGACACCACGTTCTACCACGGCTACACCTTCGGCGGACACCCTGTCTCCACCGCGGTTGCCATGGCCAACCTGGACATCTTCGAACGCGAGGGCCTGAACCAGCGGGTGAAGGACAACGCACCGATCTTCAAGTCGACCCTGGAGAAGCTCAAGGACCTGCCGATCGTCGGCGACGTCCGCGGCGCCGGCTACTTCTACGGCATCGAGCTGGTCAAGGACAAGGAAACCAAGGAGACGTTCAACGACGACGAGTCCGAGCGCCTGCTGCGCGGTTTCCTCTCCACGGCCCTCTACGACGCCGGGCTGTACTGCCGCGCCGATGACCGCGGCGACCCCGTCATCCAGCTGGCGCCGCCGCTGACGGTGGGCCCGCCGGAGTTCGACAAGATCGAGTCGATCCTGCGTTCGGTGCTGACCGAGGCGGAGAACCACCTCTAA
- a CDS encoding cupin domain-containing protein: protein MKPTTRTPAIATLQIDNERVRVTEWRFAPGTETGWHVHPTDYVVVPMTTGELVLETREGVVVNELTAGVSYTRVAGNEHNVVNAADTEFVFVEIELK from the coding sequence ATGAAACCCACGACACGCACCCCTGCAATTGCCACGCTCCAGATCGACAATGAGCGCGTTCGGGTCACCGAATGGCGCTTTGCGCCCGGCACCGAAACCGGTTGGCATGTCCACCCGACCGACTATGTGGTGGTTCCCATGACCACCGGTGAACTGGTTCTGGAAACCCGCGAAGGGGTTGTGGTCAACGAACTGACCGCCGGCGTTTCGTACACGCGGGTTGCAGGCAACGAACACAACGTCGTCAATGCCGCGGATACCGAGTTCGTGTTTGTGGAAATCGAGCTGAAGTAG